A genomic region of Rhizobium sp. NXC24 contains the following coding sequences:
- a CDS encoding alpha/beta hydrolase, with product MSEALADLEPTFISVGSADDQRQIAVQLRAARKGAKGATFVWLSGYRSDMSGTKALELDALAERLGLGCIRFDYSGHGQSGGVFTDGTISRWLEEALAVIDYAKPKRIVLVGSSMGGWIALRLIQELRKRKKTPAIQGLVLIAPAPDFTIDLIEPNLSDVERRSLAERGYFEEPSEYSPEPNIFTRALIEDGRANRVLTGIIETGCPVHILQGMQDEDVPFAHSLRLVEHLPADDVVLTLVRDGDHRLSRPQDIERMLTAAETLALHNHP from the coding sequence ATGTCCGAAGCACTAGCCGACCTTGAACCGACCTTTATTTCCGTGGGCAGCGCCGACGACCAACGGCAGATCGCCGTGCAACTGCGCGCGGCCAGGAAAGGCGCAAAGGGCGCGACCTTCGTGTGGCTCTCCGGCTATCGCTCCGATATGAGCGGCACCAAGGCGCTGGAGCTCGACGCGCTTGCCGAACGGCTGGGCCTCGGCTGCATCCGCTTCGATTATTCGGGCCATGGCCAATCCGGCGGCGTCTTCACCGACGGCACGATTTCGCGCTGGTTGGAAGAGGCGCTCGCCGTCATCGACTACGCCAAGCCGAAGCGGATCGTCCTTGTCGGTTCGTCCATGGGCGGCTGGATCGCGCTGCGGCTCATCCAGGAACTGCGCAAGCGCAAGAAGACACCGGCCATCCAGGGCCTTGTGCTGATTGCTCCCGCCCCGGACTTCACTATCGATCTCATCGAGCCGAACCTTTCCGATGTCGAGCGGAGATCGCTTGCCGAACGCGGCTATTTCGAGGAGCCTTCAGAATATAGTCCCGAGCCGAATATCTTCACCCGCGCGCTCATCGAGGACGGCCGCGCCAACCGCGTCTTGACCGGCATCATCGAAACGGGCTGCCCGGTTCATATCCTACAGGGCATGCAGGACGAGGATGTGCCCTTTGCCCATTCGTTAAGATTGGTCGAACATTTGCCGGCCGACGATGTCGTGTTAACACTTGTGCGTGACGGCGATCATCGGCTGTCCCGACCGCAGGATATCGAGCGCATGTTGACCGCAGCGGAGACGCTGGCGCTCCATAATCATCCGTAA
- the infC gene encoding translation initiation factor IF-3, producing MRRPFKTDAPVKDGPRSNREIRIPKVQLIAADGQNMGIVPTDQALRMAEEAGLDLVEISPNAEPPVCKILDLGKLKYANQKKAAEARKKQKVVEVKEIKMRPNIDTHDYDVKMKAIERFFEEGDKVKVTLKFRGREMAHQELGMKLLQQVKEDTLEIAKVEAEPKLEGRQMMMVLAPK from the coding sequence ATTCGCAGACCCTTTAAAACCGATGCGCCCGTGAAGGACGGGCCACGTTCCAACAGGGAAATCCGCATTCCCAAAGTTCAGCTCATCGCGGCTGACGGCCAGAATATGGGCATCGTCCCAACCGACCAGGCATTGAGAATGGCAGAGGAGGCCGGTCTCGATCTGGTGGAGATTTCCCCCAACGCTGAACCGCCTGTGTGCAAGATCCTCGATCTGGGCAAGCTGAAATACGCCAACCAGAAGAAGGCCGCCGAGGCGCGCAAGAAGCAGAAGGTCGTCGAAGTCAAAGAAATCAAGATGCGCCCGAACATCGACACGCATGACTACGACGTGAAGATGAAGGCGATCGAACGTTTCTTTGAAGAAGGCGACAAGGTGAAGGTGACCTTGAAGTTCCGCGGCCGTGAAATGGCCCACCAGGAACTCGGCATGAAGCTTCTCCAGCAGGTCAAGGAAGATACGCTCGAGATCGCCAAGGTCGAAGCCGAGCCCAAGCTCGAAGGTCGCCAGATGATGATGGTGCTTGCGCCAAAGTGA
- the rpmI gene encoding 50S ribosomal protein L35, with the protein MPKMKTKSSAKKRFKITASGKVKAAAAGKRHGMIKRTNKFIRDARGTMVLAEPDGRKVVKNYLPNGL; encoded by the coding sequence ATGCCCAAGATGAAGACGAAGTCCTCTGCCAAGAAGCGGTTCAAGATCACCGCGTCCGGCAAGGTCAAGGCAGCCGCTGCTGGCAAGCGCCACGGCATGATCAAGCGTACCAACAAGTTCATTCGCGACGCCCGCGGCACCATGGTTCTCGCAGAGCCGGATGGCCGTAAGGTTGTCAAGAACTACTTGCCGAACGGTCTCTGA
- the rplT gene encoding 50S ribosomal protein L20: MARVKRGVTAHAKHKKVLKAAKGFYGRRKNTIRTAKAAVDRSKQYAYRDRKINKRNFRALWIQRINAAVREFGLTYGRFIDGLNKAGIEVDRKVLSDMAIHEPEAFGALVAASKKALEYLKDAGTKNEFEAAVN, translated from the coding sequence ATGGCACGCGTAAAAAGAGGCGTTACCGCCCACGCCAAGCACAAGAAGGTTCTGAAGGCAGCCAAGGGCTTCTACGGCCGCCGCAAGAACACCATCCGTACCGCCAAGGCCGCCGTCGACCGCTCCAAGCAGTACGCTTACCGCGACCGTAAGATCAACAAGCGCAACTTCCGCGCCCTCTGGATCCAGCGCATCAACGCTGCCGTCCGCGAATTCGGCCTGACCTACGGCCGCTTCATCGACGGTCTGAACAAGGCTGGCATCGAAGTCGACCGCAAGGTTCTCTCCGACATGGCGATCCATGAGCCGGAAGCTTTCGGCGCGCTCGTCGCCGCCTCCAAGAAGGCGCTGGAATATCTCAAGGACGCCGGCACGAAGAACGAATTCGAAGCTGCTGTGAACTAA
- the pheS gene encoding phenylalanine--tRNA ligase subunit alpha, translating to MTELDTLETQLMADVAAATDEQAIEAVRVSALGKKGSVSELLKTLGSMSPEERQTRGAAINALKNSVTDAINARKGALRDAAIEAKLKAETLDVSLPVRSSPAERGRIHPISQIVDEITAIFGDMGFSIAEGPDVETDYYNFTALNFPEGHPAREMHDTFFFQPDEKGERKVLRTHTSPVQVRTMETRKPPIRIIIPGKTYRQDSDATHSPMFHQVEGLVIDKTANVANIRWVLEEFCKTFFEVDNVTMRFRPSFFPFTEPSFEVDIQCDRSGPIVKFGEGTDWMEILGCGMVHPNVLRYGGLDPDEYQGFAWGMGLDRIAMLKYGMPDLRDFFNADVRWMNHYGFRPLDMPTLFGGLSV from the coding sequence ATGACGGAACTCGATACTCTTGAAACCCAACTCATGGCCGATGTGGCCGCTGCCACGGACGAGCAGGCGATCGAAGCCGTCAGGGTCTCCGCTCTCGGCAAGAAGGGCTCGGTTTCAGAACTGTTGAAGACGCTGGGCTCGATGTCGCCGGAAGAGCGGCAGACGCGGGGCGCGGCGATCAATGCGCTGAAGAATTCGGTGACCGACGCCATCAACGCCCGAAAGGGTGCGCTGCGCGATGCCGCGATCGAGGCCAAGCTGAAGGCGGAGACGCTGGACGTCAGCCTGCCCGTGCGTTCTTCGCCTGCGGAACGCGGCCGCATTCATCCGATCAGCCAGATCGTCGACGAGATCACCGCCATCTTCGGCGACATGGGCTTTTCGATCGCCGAAGGTCCCGACGTCGAGACCGATTATTATAACTTCACGGCGCTGAACTTCCCCGAAGGGCACCCGGCCCGCGAGATGCACGATACCTTCTTCTTCCAGCCGGACGAGAAGGGTGAGCGCAAGGTGCTGCGCACGCACACTTCGCCGGTGCAGGTGCGCACCATGGAGACGCGGAAGCCGCCGATCCGCATCATCATTCCCGGCAAGACCTATCGCCAGGATAGCGACGCCACGCATTCGCCGATGTTCCATCAGGTGGAAGGCCTCGTCATCGACAAGACGGCGAATGTCGCCAATATCCGCTGGGTGCTGGAAGAATTCTGCAAGACCTTCTTCGAGGTCGACAATGTGACGATGCGCTTCCGCCCCTCCTTCTTCCCGTTCACGGAACCCTCGTTCGAGGTCGATATCCAGTGCGATCGCTCCGGCCCGATCGTCAAGTTCGGCGAAGGCACCGACTGGATGGAAATCCTCGGCTGCGGCATGGTTCACCCGAACGTGCTGCGCTATGGCGGTCTCGATCCGGATGAATATCAGGGCTTTGCCTGGGGCATGGGCCTCGACCGCATCGCCATGCTGAAATACGGCATGCCCGACCTGCGCGACTTCTTCAACGCCGACGTCCGCTGGATGAACCACTATGGCTTCCGCCCGCTCGACATGCCGACACTGTTCGGCGGTTTGAGCGTGTAA
- the pheT gene encoding phenylalanine--tRNA ligase subunit beta codes for MKFTLSWLKEHLETDATLDEICARLTMIGLEVEDVDDKAAFKPFVIAKVLSAEKHPQADRLKVLMVDNGSGKPVQVVCGAPNARAGLVGAFAAAGTYVPGIDVILTVGNIRGVESHGMMCSEKELEISDSHDGIIDLPEDAPVGTSFAAYAGLDDPMIEINLTPNRPDCTGVYGIARDLAASGLGTLKPRLTPTFAVDGDTPVDLKIELDDAALCPGFALRLVRGVKNGPSPKWMQQRLLAIGLRPISALVDITNYMTFDQGRPMHVFDAAKVKGNLVVRRARDGETLLALDEREYKLNPNNVVISDDDGVESIGGIMGGEHSGCDENTVDVLIESALWDPMNIAKTGRSLGIITDARYRFERGVDPEYMAPGLERTTELVLACCGGTAAKAKVEGYKGYDAKIVDFPFSEVKRLTGLDVSVEEGRSILTKLGFSVSGSGERVSVAVPSWRPDVDGKADLVEEIMRIHGVDNIKPQPLASHNAVNGKILTTLQIRTRTAKRALASRGMLEAVTWSFISEDQAKLFGGGSNALKLANPIAADMSDMRPSLLPGLLSAAQRNADKGYGDVAIFEVSGTYENDRPEGQRRVAGGIRRGTATLTGAGRMWSNAAKGGGKPVDVFDAKADALAVIEACGLPMGNIQIEQGGPAWYHPGRSGTIKMGPKVVLGYFGEFHPKTLEALDVTGALAGFEVYIDAMPEPKKKTTRTKPALELSPFQAVKRDYAFVVDKTVEAGAVIRAATGADRKLITGVNVFDIFEGASLGDGKKSIAIEVQIQPAERTLTDEDFEALTQKIVANVTKTTGGVLRG; via the coding sequence ATGAAATTCACACTCTCCTGGCTGAAAGAGCACCTGGAAACGGACGCCACGCTCGACGAGATCTGCGCCCGCCTGACGATGATCGGGTTGGAAGTGGAAGACGTCGACGACAAGGCGGCATTCAAGCCCTTCGTCATCGCCAAGGTCCTTTCCGCCGAAAAGCATCCGCAGGCCGACCGGTTGAAGGTGCTGATGGTCGACAACGGCTCTGGCAAGCCGGTCCAGGTCGTCTGCGGCGCGCCGAATGCCCGCGCCGGCCTCGTTGGCGCCTTCGCGGCTGCCGGCACCTATGTTCCTGGTATCGATGTAATCCTGACGGTCGGCAATATCCGTGGCGTCGAAAGTCACGGCATGATGTGCTCGGAAAAGGAGCTGGAAATCTCCGACAGCCATGACGGCATCATCGATCTGCCGGAAGATGCGCCCGTCGGCACCAGCTTTGCCGCCTATGCCGGCCTCGACGATCCGATGATCGAGATCAACCTGACGCCGAACCGTCCCGACTGCACCGGCGTCTACGGCATCGCTCGCGACCTCGCCGCTTCCGGCCTCGGCACGCTGAAGCCGCGCCTGACGCCGACCTTCGCCGTCGACGGCGATACGCCGGTGGACTTGAAGATCGAGCTCGATGATGCCGCCCTCTGCCCAGGCTTCGCGCTCCGCCTCGTACGCGGCGTCAAGAACGGCCCGAGCCCGAAATGGATGCAGCAGCGGCTGCTGGCGATCGGGCTGCGCCCGATCAGCGCGCTGGTCGACATCACCAACTACATGACCTTCGATCAGGGCCGGCCGATGCACGTCTTCGACGCCGCCAAGGTCAAGGGCAATCTGGTCGTGCGCCGTGCCCGGGATGGCGAGACCTTGCTGGCGCTGGATGAGCGCGAATACAAGCTCAATCCCAACAATGTTGTCATCTCCGATGATGATGGCGTCGAGTCGATCGGCGGCATCATGGGCGGCGAGCATTCCGGCTGCGATGAGAACACCGTCGACGTGCTGATCGAATCGGCGCTTTGGGACCCGATGAACATCGCCAAGACCGGCCGCAGCCTCGGCATCATCACCGATGCCCGCTATCGTTTCGAGCGCGGCGTCGATCCGGAATATATGGCTCCCGGCCTGGAACGCACGACCGAGCTGGTGCTCGCCTGCTGCGGCGGTACCGCCGCCAAGGCCAAGGTCGAAGGCTATAAGGGCTACGACGCCAAGATCGTCGATTTCCCCTTCTCCGAGGTCAAGCGTCTGACTGGCCTTGACGTCTCGGTGGAAGAGGGCAGGTCAATCCTGACGAAGCTCGGCTTTTCGGTCTCCGGCTCGGGCGAGCGGGTCTCCGTCGCAGTTCCCTCTTGGCGGCCGGATGTCGATGGCAAGGCCGATCTCGTCGAAGAGATCATGCGCATCCATGGTGTCGACAATATCAAGCCGCAGCCGCTCGCAAGCCACAACGCCGTCAACGGCAAGATCCTGACAACGCTGCAGATCCGTACGCGCACCGCCAAGCGCGCGCTTGCCTCCCGCGGCATGCTGGAAGCCGTCACCTGGTCCTTCATCTCCGAAGATCAGGCCAAGCTCTTCGGCGGCGGCTCCAATGCGCTGAAGCTTGCCAATCCGATCGCCGCCGACATGTCCGACATGCGTCCCTCGCTCCTGCCGGGCCTGCTGTCGGCTGCGCAGCGCAACGCCGACAAGGGCTATGGCGACGTCGCGATCTTCGAAGTCTCCGGCACCTATGAAAACGACAGGCCCGAAGGCCAACGCCGCGTCGCCGGCGGCATCCGCCGTGGTACTGCGACGTTGACGGGCGCCGGCCGCATGTGGTCGAACGCCGCCAAGGGCGGCGGCAAGCCGGTCGATGTCTTCGACGCCAAGGCCGACGCACTGGCCGTGATCGAAGCCTGCGGCCTGCCGATGGGCAATATCCAGATCGAGCAGGGTGGCCCCGCCTGGTATCATCCGGGCCGCTCCGGCACCATCAAGATGGGTCCGAAAGTCGTGCTCGGCTATTTCGGCGAATTCCATCCGAAGACGCTGGAAGCGCTCGATGTCACCGGCGCGCTTGCCGGCTTCGAGGTCTATATCGACGCCATGCCGGAGCCAAAGAAGAAGACGACGCGCACCAAGCCGGCGCTGGAGCTTTCGCCGTTCCAGGCAGTCAAGCGCGACTACGCCTTCGTGGTCGACAAGACTGTGGAAGCCGGCGCCGTCATCCGCGCCGCCACGGGCGCCGACCGCAAGCTGATCACCGGCGTCAATGTCTTCGATATTTTCGAGGGCGCATCGCTCGGCGACGGCAAGAAGTCGATCGCCATCGAGGTGCAGATCCAGCCGGCCGAGCGCACGCTGACCGACGAGGATTTCGAGGCGCTGACCCAGAAGATCGTCGCCAACGTGACGAAAACGACGGGTGGCGTGCTTCGGGGGTGA
- a CDS encoding nuclear transport factor 2 family protein, translating into MSEEQAIRAVVHLYVDGMAFANEPALRKALHPRVAIIGNYQGAVEWMTRDEFISAIVEEGSAPPDTVPLMEIELIDIEGDAASVKVVDEFAGMRFSDYLSLLKIDGRWTIVNKVYHLHR; encoded by the coding sequence ATGTCAGAAGAGCAAGCAATCCGTGCGGTTGTTCACCTCTATGTCGATGGCATGGCATTCGCGAACGAGCCGGCATTGCGCAAGGCGCTCCATCCACGAGTAGCGATCATAGGCAATTATCAGGGTGCGGTGGAATGGATGACGCGCGACGAATTCATCAGCGCCATCGTTGAAGAAGGCAGCGCACCGCCCGACACTGTGCCGCTGATGGAGATCGAGCTGATCGATATCGAAGGTGATGCCGCAAGCGTCAAAGTCGTCGACGAATTCGCCGGCATGCGCTTTTCCGACTATCTGTCACTGCTGAAGATCGACGGACGGTGGACCATCGTCAACAAGGTCTACCATTTGCATCGGTAG
- the pbpC gene encoding penicillin-binding protein 1C has protein sequence MKTRWKIAIGVGVSALSVAALVLGLEAGDRAFPPPLDKAGIVSAEVLDVNGELLRAFATPEGRWRLKTDVADVDPQFLRMLVAYEDRRFYDHHGVDPMALGRALVQLVSHGRIVSGGSTLSMQVARLIEPRNERSVTAKLLQIVRAIQIERRLSKEQILDLYLTHAPYGGNLEGVRAASLAYFGKEPRHLTVAQTALLVALPQLPEKRRPDRNLASAEAARRRVLDRAAVAAAVGEGEAERAALVPVPAKRRQLPAYAAHLAEAALRKQPGVIRHRTTLRRDIQQGLEIVADEASKRLGPKVSVAMVMADAHTGDIVGEVGSANYFDSSRSGWIDMTRVLRSPGSTLKPFIYGLAFEEGYVAQETIIEDRPADFYGYRPRNFDMTYQGDVSVREALQLSLNVPAVRLLDAVGPTRLLVRFRRAEVKPVLPPNEAPGLAIGLGGVGITLKDLVQLYAGLANRGKPMRIGDGIQDQPGPIESEPLMEPVAAWNITDILSDIIAPAGSKQLGIAYKTGTSYGNRDAWSVGYDGAHVLGVWVGRPDNGAVPGLAGYVSAAPILFEGFAKSGVAIAPFPPAPMGAVRISATELPISQRRFSVTAAGLLSASTREPAPQIVYPPEGARVDLGASSGANPPMPLALKLQGGRAPFRWLANGKPLPDLSRRRTNQWIPDGAGYSTLTVIDAAGRAASVRIFVE, from the coding sequence ATGAAGACACGATGGAAAATTGCGATCGGTGTCGGGGTGAGCGCCCTCTCGGTGGCGGCGCTTGTCCTTGGCCTCGAGGCCGGCGATCGCGCCTTTCCGCCTCCGCTCGACAAGGCCGGCATCGTCTCGGCAGAGGTGCTCGACGTCAATGGCGAGTTGCTCCGAGCCTTCGCCACGCCGGAGGGGCGCTGGCGGCTGAAGACCGATGTCGCCGATGTCGATCCGCAATTCCTGCGCATGCTGGTCGCCTACGAGGACCGGCGGTTCTACGACCATCACGGCGTCGACCCGATGGCGCTCGGCCGGGCACTTGTGCAGCTCGTTAGCCATGGCCGCATCGTCTCGGGCGGCTCGACACTATCGATGCAGGTGGCGCGGCTGATCGAGCCGCGCAATGAGCGGTCGGTGACGGCAAAGCTGCTGCAGATCGTCCGCGCCATCCAGATCGAGCGGCGGCTCAGCAAGGAGCAAATCCTCGATCTCTATCTGACGCATGCGCCCTATGGCGGCAATCTGGAGGGTGTGCGTGCGGCAAGCCTTGCCTATTTCGGCAAGGAGCCGCGGCATTTGACCGTCGCACAGACGGCCTTGCTGGTCGCTCTGCCGCAATTACCGGAAAAGCGCCGGCCGGACCGCAATCTCGCAAGCGCCGAGGCAGCCCGCCGCCGCGTGCTCGATCGCGCTGCCGTTGCGGCTGCCGTCGGCGAGGGTGAAGCTGAGCGGGCAGCGCTCGTCCCGGTCCCCGCGAAGCGACGGCAATTGCCGGCCTATGCCGCGCATCTCGCGGAGGCCGCGCTACGCAAGCAACCCGGCGTCATCCGGCACCGAACGACGCTGCGCCGGGATATTCAGCAAGGCCTTGAAATCGTCGCCGATGAAGCATCGAAGCGGTTGGGACCGAAGGTCTCTGTCGCCATGGTGATGGCGGATGCACATACCGGCGACATCGTCGGTGAGGTCGGCTCGGCCAATTATTTCGATTCCAGCCGCTCCGGCTGGATCGACATGACTCGTGTCCTGCGCTCGCCCGGCTCGACGCTGAAACCCTTCATCTACGGCCTTGCCTTCGAAGAAGGATACGTCGCCCAGGAAACGATCATCGAGGACCGTCCTGCGGATTTCTACGGTTATCGCCCGCGCAATTTCGACATGACCTACCAGGGCGATGTCAGCGTGCGCGAGGCGTTGCAACTGTCGCTCAATGTGCCGGCCGTGCGTCTGCTCGACGCCGTCGGGCCGACGCGGCTGCTGGTGCGTTTCCGCCGCGCCGAGGTGAAGCCGGTATTGCCGCCCAACGAAGCGCCGGGCCTCGCCATCGGCCTCGGCGGCGTCGGCATCACGCTCAAGGATCTGGTGCAGCTCTATGCAGGCCTTGCCAACCGCGGCAAACCGATGCGGATCGGCGACGGCATTCAGGATCAACCCGGGCCGATCGAAAGCGAGCCGCTGATGGAGCCGGTCGCAGCCTGGAACATCACCGACATTCTCTCCGATATCATTGCACCGGCCGGCAGCAAGCAGCTCGGCATCGCCTATAAGACCGGCACCAGCTATGGCAACCGCGACGCGTGGTCCGTCGGCTACGATGGTGCGCATGTGCTCGGCGTCTGGGTCGGCCGGCCGGACAATGGCGCGGTGCCGGGCCTGGCGGGCTATGTCTCAGCCGCCCCCATCCTCTTCGAAGGCTTCGCCAAATCCGGCGTCGCCATCGCGCCGTTTCCGCCGGCGCCCATGGGCGCGGTGCGCATTTCCGCCACCGAACTGCCGATCAGCCAGCGGCGTTTTTCGGTGACGGCCGCCGGCTTGCTGTCAGCCTCGACCCGCGAGCCGGCGCCACAGATCGTCTATCCGCCAGAGGGGGCGCGCGTCGATCTTGGCGCGAGCAGCGGCGCCAACCCACCGATGCCGCTGGCATTGAAGCTGCAGGGCGGCCGCGCGCCGTTCCGCTGGCTCGCCAACGGCAAGCCGCTGCCCGATCTCTCTCGCCGCCGCACCAATCAATGGATTCCGGATGGCGCCGGCTATTCGACGCTGACCGTCATCGATGCCGCCGGCCGGGCCGCCAGCGTACGGATTTTCGTAGAATAA